The DNA window TTTAGCATTCATTAAGCATGTATTATAAGCCAGTCACCATATTACGTGATTTagatttattccttcatttaagTTTATAGTCATCAGAAAAATTTTCAGAGTCCCAATTTTGAAGCTTAGTTATTGATGCAGTGGTGAAACCTTCTGATTCTTTTTCACAGGATTTAATAGTATTAGTCAAGCTTGAATATTTGAGTTGGtctttatttatatgtaaaatttgtTTCATATTTCTTGAGAGTCAAGACATAAGTCAACCAGTGGAAGCTAATGAAAGGGTGTATACAGAACACAGCTGGATTCTCTCTATTGTCTGACAGTATCTTGAGTCTGTGTTCCCTTTGTCTGATCACATATAGCCACGTGGAGAATATTTAGCCCAGTGATCAAGATAAACCGCAACTTCTATATTATGCATCTTCTTGCTTAAACTACAATTGTTTGAGTTTAGAAATGAAGATGTCTCTAATATGCTGAACTCTTCCCAAGTATGAGCTGCTCCCGATTAGGACACATTCAGGTCTTCTCCTCAGGGATCACTGGTAGTTGTTGGTTCACTTTCCTTGactttctccttcccaccctttcGTTTTGCAGAAAACATGCCCTGGCTCACCTCACCACCCTTCTGTGCATTAAGACCCCTCCCTTCAGAAATGGTTGGCCTGGCTTCTTTTTAGCACCACTGACTGCTGAAGAGAGATAGAATAGGAGGACAAAAGTGAAGCTGTGACTTTGAACATCCTCTGTCAAGCAAAGAAAAGTTGAGACATTATAGATATATACGGTGTGCCTGAGTTCAGTCTGAAAAAAAGTTagtattcttcaaaaaaaattgtgaatcccTTAGTCAGacttgttttttacattttggaaagTACAGCTGTTTGACCTTCAACAACTATAACAAGAGGTTGAAGAATGAGGCCACAGGAGTTTCCCTTTCTAAGGGTGTAATAGAGGCCTAAATAACATACGGGGACTTCCACCTTCCTGGAGTGTGGATGCCCAATGAAATCCTGGGCAGAAAAATAACATGGGGAAACTGGATAATTGTCAATGAGTTTCTTCTTGTGGGCTTCTCAGCCCTGTCCTCTGAGCTACAAGCTCTGTTGTTTCTCCTATTTCTGATCATTTACCTGGTTACCCTAATGGGAAATGTCCTCATAATCCTGGTCACTACAGAGGACTCTGCCCTCCAAAGTCCTATGTACTTCTTCCTCAGGAACTTGTCTTTCCTAGAGATAGGTTTCAACTTGGTTTTTCTGCCCAAGGTGCTGGGGACCGTGATCATCCAAGACACAGCCATCTCCTTCCTTGGCTGTGCTACCCAGAtgtacttcttcttcttctttggagCTGCTGAGTGCTGCCTCCTGGCCACAATGACATATGACCACTATGTAGCCATCTGTGACCCTTTGCGCTACCCAGTCATCATGGGTCACAGGGCCTGTGCCCAGCTGGCAGCTGCCTCCTAGTTCTCAGGATTTCCATTGGCTACTGTGCAAACCACATGGATTTTTAGCTTCCTTTTTTCTGGCCCCAACAAGGTGAACCAATTTTTCTGTGACAACCTCCCTGTCATTGCACTGGGCTGTGCTAATATACCTCTCTGTTTGAATCGGAGGCTCTGACAGCCACTGTCCTATtcatcttcttccctttcttgttGATCCTGGGGTCCTATGTCTGCATCCTCTCCACTATCTTCCGGATGCCCTCAGCCAAGAGGAAGTGCAAAGGCTTCTCCACCTGTTCCTCCCACTTCCTGGTTGTCTCCCTCTTCTACAGCACTGCCATCCTCACATACTTCAGACTCTAGTCCAGCACCTCTCCTGTGAGCAAGAAGCTGCTGTCACTGTCCTACAGGGTGGTGACTCCCATGTTGAACCCCATCATCTACAGCTTAAGGAATAGTGAAGTAAAGACTGCACTGAGGTGGACCATCCACAGGACCCAGGACCCTCAGAAACTATGACTGACTTAGATGGAAACTGAGGGGGTAGAATGCaaggacaaaggaaagaaaagcacgTTCCTCAAATAAGTCT is part of the Balaenoptera musculus isolate JJ_BM4_2016_0621 chromosome 8, mBalMus1.pri.v3, whole genome shotgun sequence genome and encodes:
- the LOC118899529 gene encoding LOW QUALITY PROTEIN: olfactory receptor 10A4-like (The sequence of the model RefSeq protein was modified relative to this genomic sequence to represent the inferred CDS: deleted 2 bases in 1 codon; substituted 2 bases at 2 genomic stop codons), giving the protein MPNEILGRKITWGNWIIVNEFLLVGFSALSSELQALLFLLFLIIYLVTLMGNVLIILVTTEDSALQSPMYFFLRNLSFLEIGFNLVFLPKVLGTVIIQDTAISFLGCATQMYFFFFFGAAECCLLATMTYDHYVAICDPLRYPVIMGHRACAQLAAASXFSGFPLATVQTTWIFSFLFSGPNKVNQFFCDNLPVIALGCANTSLFESEALTATVLFIFFPFLLILGSYVCILSTIFRMPSAKRKCKGFSTCSSHFLVVSLFYSTAILTYFRLXSSTSPVSKKLLSLSYRVVTPMLNPIIYSLRNSEVKTALRWTIHRTQDPQKL